One segment of Sulfobacillus thermosulfidooxidans DSM 9293 DNA contains the following:
- a CDS encoding ABC transporter permease, with protein sequence MMRYSLERVLQAVPTLLLLSIISFVLIHVVPGGPAVMMLGDKATPALIAQINRSLGLNKPLWMQYVIWLGQLLRGHLGYAYTYHQSVVSLILTNLPRTLILVVTAIAISHVLAVIVGIYQAVHRDQVIDHILTALLYFLYAMPTFWLGVLMVSTFSITLGWFPSGGLYNPLLTHPTVGSYLDHMVLPATVLIIGSVAGWGRYMRSTMAETLVQDYIRTARAKGLSERAVLVHHALKNSLLPLITLVGMSLPSLFSGALIIEIIFDYPGMGLLFWNAAQQRDYPILLGIVMMVGVLTILGNLLADILYAVVDPRIQYH encoded by the coding sequence ATGATGCGATACAGTCTGGAACGGGTCTTGCAGGCTGTACCGACGTTACTTCTGCTATCGATCATTAGTTTTGTGCTGATTCACGTGGTTCCCGGTGGCCCGGCCGTGATGATGCTGGGCGACAAGGCCACCCCGGCCTTGATTGCCCAGATCAATCGATCATTGGGACTGAATAAGCCGTTGTGGATGCAGTATGTGATTTGGTTAGGGCAGTTATTGCGAGGCCATCTCGGCTATGCGTACACCTATCACCAGAGTGTCGTGAGCCTTATTCTTACTAACCTGCCCCGTACCCTCATTCTGGTGGTGACAGCCATTGCCATTTCCCATGTATTAGCCGTGATTGTCGGAATTTATCAGGCCGTGCATCGCGATCAAGTCATAGACCACATTTTAACCGCGCTGTTGTACTTCTTGTACGCGATGCCGACATTTTGGCTGGGAGTCCTGATGGTGTCCACCTTTTCGATTACGCTGGGATGGTTTCCTTCGGGAGGACTCTACAACCCCTTGTTAACGCATCCGACCGTGGGCTCCTACCTAGATCATATGGTCTTGCCTGCGACGGTCTTGATCATTGGTTCGGTCGCCGGATGGGGTCGTTACATGCGCTCAACCATGGCCGAGACGCTCGTCCAAGACTATATTCGCACCGCACGAGCCAAGGGTCTTAGCGAACGGGCCGTGTTGGTTCATCACGCCTTAAAAAATTCCCTGCTGCCGCTCATTACCCTTGTGGGCATGTCCTTACCCAGCCTCTTTAGTGGGGCGTTGATTATTGAAATTATTTTTGATTACCCCGGTATGGGCTTATTATTCTGGAACGCGGCCCAACAGCGGGACTATCCGATCTTGTTAGGAATTGTCATGATGGTGGGTGTGTTGACCATATTAGGCAACCTTTTGGCCGATATTCTGTATGCGGTGGTTGATCCCCGGATTCAATATCACTAG
- a CDS encoding ABC transporter permease produces MSVTYSEVAIETQEEEWEHPGPSRFRRIFWHHPLAWMGIIGLVILVGFSFVGPLIYRANPYTLHLTAILKPPSAEFPLGTNNLGRNMLARLMLGGQMSLEVGFAAAISAMGIGIIYGMVAGYVGGWLDAIMMRLVDLLRAIPGLFLLIFLDSLVTPSAGLLVVLIALTSWHGVSRLVRAEVLSLKHRLYVEASRAMGGSLGHIALRHLFPNILGTVIVATTFMVADSVLVIASLSFLGMGLPPPTPNWGAMLADAMTYLPQHTWWLIYPPGLAVLWTVLSISFIGDAFRAALDTRMDAKVRGGGSE; encoded by the coding sequence ATGTCTGTGACATATTCCGAAGTTGCAATCGAAACGCAAGAAGAGGAATGGGAGCATCCTGGACCGTCTCGGTTTCGGCGCATTTTTTGGCACCATCCCTTGGCCTGGATGGGCATTATCGGGCTCGTGATTCTTGTCGGCTTCTCCTTTGTCGGCCCTTTGATTTACCGGGCGAATCCTTATACGCTGCATCTCACCGCAATCTTAAAGCCGCCATCGGCCGAGTTTCCTCTTGGCACTAACAATCTCGGACGAAACATGCTGGCGCGGTTGATGTTAGGAGGGCAGATGTCCCTGGAAGTGGGATTTGCCGCCGCGATTTCAGCCATGGGGATCGGGATTATCTATGGCATGGTGGCCGGATATGTGGGAGGTTGGCTGGATGCGATCATGATGCGGCTGGTGGATTTGCTGCGTGCCATTCCGGGTCTTTTCCTTCTGATCTTTCTGGATTCTTTGGTCACCCCAAGTGCCGGGCTTTTGGTGGTATTGATTGCACTGACCTCGTGGCACGGTGTCAGTCGCCTCGTGCGGGCAGAAGTCTTGTCTTTAAAACATCGTCTCTATGTCGAAGCCTCGCGTGCTATGGGAGGGAGCCTCGGACACATTGCCCTGCGCCATTTGTTCCCCAACATTTTAGGCACGGTCATTGTGGCGACGACATTTATGGTGGCCGATTCAGTGCTCGTTATTGCCTCTTTGAGCTTTTTAGGCATGGGCTTGCCTCCGCCTACACCAAATTGGGGCGCTATGCTGGCGGATGCCATGACCTATTTGCCCCAACACACCTGGTGGTTGATTTATCCACCCGGACTGGCCGTGTTATGGACGGTACTGTCCATCAGTTTTATCGGGGATGCATTTCGGGCGGCTTTGGATACCCGAATGGATGCAAAAGTGCGAGGAGGTGGTTCCGAATGA
- a CDS encoding TldD/PmbA family protein, translating to MIDKLTAKEDHGGPLSWNAGEVGDGAKIKRSTWTVEIKRGQNPFVQHGTEQVRAVRVIDHGRLGYATSRTQPWAQLKEEAYAATPFGPETYMDEPVLEENESEPVSSQWDPSLMPSMMAAAKTLYHKLEDVDPRFRPTVSISYEEIETHLSNSLGGHVAFIRGYWAISAGGRLVTDTDFHAISETRLGPSALSQASELGDMVVERFKMGQPIRSVTPGRYPVVFLPPVVMNLLTPVLTRLSGPSLLAGSSPWDDQAGKPVLSPLFTLISDPTIPGAPRTGRWDDEGTVTQRTPLVEKGILQHFILDRDSARRRGQEPQGMGFRRTPGTLPAALPANLVLSPGTGELAEWGARFPFLLILGGWIGARPTNPIRGDIAGNASELYVMENGVITGRAKNVVVSLNALDALSHQLLDIGQDSHWVPQGMMTVAPGLLPPVLIDAVDIQVRR from the coding sequence ATGATAGACAAGCTGACAGCGAAAGAAGACCATGGCGGTCCCTTATCGTGGAATGCGGGGGAAGTAGGAGACGGCGCGAAAATAAAGCGGTCGACATGGACTGTCGAAATCAAGCGGGGACAGAATCCTTTCGTTCAGCATGGCACAGAACAGGTTCGTGCGGTACGTGTTATAGACCACGGTCGGCTGGGGTACGCCACCTCGAGAACTCAACCTTGGGCACAACTTAAAGAGGAAGCCTATGCAGCTACCCCGTTTGGTCCAGAAACTTATATGGATGAACCTGTGTTGGAGGAAAACGAATCTGAGCCTGTGAGTTCTCAATGGGATCCCTCTTTGATGCCCTCCATGATGGCTGCAGCCAAGACGTTATACCACAAGCTAGAAGACGTGGATCCGCGGTTTCGTCCCACTGTGTCCATATCCTATGAGGAAATCGAAACGCACCTTAGCAATTCGTTAGGAGGGCACGTGGCCTTTATCCGGGGATATTGGGCGATATCCGCTGGGGGCCGCCTGGTTACCGATACAGATTTTCACGCCATCAGTGAGACGCGCCTTGGGCCGAGTGCATTGTCCCAGGCTTCCGAGTTAGGAGATATGGTGGTTGAACGTTTTAAGATGGGACAACCCATTCGTTCTGTAACCCCTGGACGCTATCCCGTCGTATTCCTGCCGCCGGTGGTGATGAATCTTTTAACCCCCGTCTTGACACGGTTGTCCGGTCCGAGCCTTTTGGCTGGGAGTTCGCCGTGGGATGATCAAGCGGGAAAGCCCGTTCTTTCGCCGTTATTCACCCTCATTAGCGATCCGACGATTCCTGGTGCCCCGCGTACGGGCCGGTGGGATGATGAGGGAACCGTAACCCAACGCACTCCATTAGTTGAGAAAGGGATCTTACAGCACTTCATTCTCGACCGTGACAGCGCGAGACGACGAGGTCAGGAACCTCAGGGGATGGGCTTTCGGCGAACTCCAGGTACGCTACCTGCGGCACTGCCAGCCAATTTGGTCCTCTCTCCAGGAACGGGGGAATTAGCCGAGTGGGGAGCACGCTTTCCTTTTCTGCTGATTTTAGGGGGGTGGATTGGTGCGCGGCCAACTAATCCTATTCGGGGCGATATCGCGGGCAATGCGAGTGAGCTCTATGTCATGGAAAACGGCGTGATCACCGGCCGTGCCAAAAATGTCGTGGTCAGCCTCAATGCTCTGGACGCATTAAGCCATCAATTATTAGACATTGGCCAAGATAGCCACTGGGTTCCCCAAGGAATGATGACGGTGGCCCCGGGTTTGTTGCCTCCTGTCTTGATTGATGCCGTGGATATTCAAGTCCGGCGATAA
- a CDS encoding aspartate/glutamate racemase family protein, whose translation MTKTLGILAGLGPLAGAHFYRRVIELTPAVNDHEHLSVVLIAENSIPSRLDHLIGQGPSPLPSLIEAAQRLITAGAEILAIPSTTTHAYYQEIATSVPVSVLNLIELVARDIARSSSRRVGIIATTPTCTLGLYDQALAQRGITAVYPDSQTQDEIMAVIRGVKAEGNRPQWGERLEEAMAKAWARETDGMLLACTETSVVFAGISHPRFPGPLFNATDILARAAIAACQG comes from the coding sequence ATGACAAAAACGTTGGGAATTTTAGCGGGTCTTGGCCCTTTGGCAGGGGCTCATTTTTATCGCCGGGTTATCGAATTGACTCCCGCTGTGAACGATCATGAGCATCTTTCCGTGGTATTAATTGCGGAAAATTCGATTCCAAGTCGCCTCGATCATTTGATCGGGCAGGGTCCTTCGCCTCTGCCAAGCTTGATTGAGGCAGCACAGCGGTTAATCACGGCAGGGGCTGAGATTCTGGCGATTCCCTCGACTACTACGCATGCCTATTACCAGGAGATTGCTACGAGTGTACCGGTTTCCGTGTTAAATCTCATCGAACTGGTAGCCCGGGATATTGCTCGATCATCCTCTCGCCGGGTAGGCATCATCGCGACCACGCCGACATGTACCTTGGGACTCTATGACCAGGCTCTAGCACAACGGGGAATTACCGCTGTGTATCCTGATTCACAAACTCAAGACGAAATTATGGCGGTGATTAGGGGTGTTAAAGCCGAGGGCAACCGTCCACAGTGGGGAGAACGCCTCGAAGAGGCTATGGCAAAAGCGTGGGCACGGGAAACGGACGGTATGCTGTTAGCTTGCACAGAAACTTCTGTTGTCTTTGCCGGTATTTCGCATCCCCGCTTTCCTGGCCCTCTTTTTAATGCCACAGATATTTTGGCCCGTGCGGCGATTGCCGCTTGTCAAGGATGA
- a CDS encoding TldD/PmbA family protein: MWDRESLDESILSSLRALVASQEDVDYIEIRLEYNESTNLETLNDHVRHQAHVVEIGGNVRVFHQGAVGFVHFDGWDDLPRHINDAKLLAKWENSSSFPWGSQDSPAPADPVYSVQRLVTLENPLKVPLEDKIHLLLGYAELAHITHPLVKSVTGRYFDRYRHLWFADNRGSAIEQEKLDLGGNIVVMARNSNGTAQRGVSFGSSNDFGVLRNLDDQIKDAARSAVALLDAPEVEGGEYTVVVDPYLAGVFAHEAFGHLSEADGQVGDEGLLEQMVLGRKFGPPNLHIYDTGKDMGSRGYLPFDDEGVPAQDVDLIKDGVLVGRLHSRETAAHLGERPTGNARALHYRFPPIVRMRNTVIAPGDTAFADLFQGIKRGIYAKGTHGGQTNGELFTFLAAEAYLIEDGKITRPVRNAVLTGNVFSTLQQITAIGNDFTRYEGGGGCGKAGQMPLPVSHHAPSLRIERCVVGGRGR, from the coding sequence GTGTGGGACCGAGAGTCTCTTGACGAGAGCATTTTGAGTTCACTGCGTGCATTGGTGGCATCTCAAGAAGATGTTGACTATATCGAAATACGTCTCGAATATAACGAATCCACAAATCTCGAGACGTTAAATGATCATGTGCGCCACCAAGCCCATGTGGTGGAAATAGGGGGCAATGTTCGCGTATTTCATCAAGGGGCAGTAGGATTTGTCCATTTTGACGGATGGGATGACTTGCCTCGCCATATCAACGATGCGAAACTGCTTGCCAAATGGGAAAATTCGTCCAGTTTCCCCTGGGGATCTCAAGACTCGCCGGCCCCAGCCGATCCTGTCTATTCGGTTCAGCGATTGGTGACCTTAGAAAACCCGCTTAAGGTGCCTTTGGAAGACAAAATTCATCTCTTATTAGGTTATGCCGAACTGGCCCATATAACGCATCCTTTGGTGAAATCTGTCACCGGGCGTTATTTTGACCGGTACCGCCACTTGTGGTTTGCCGATAACCGGGGCAGTGCCATCGAGCAAGAGAAACTGGATCTGGGCGGTAACATCGTGGTCATGGCGCGGAATTCAAACGGGACCGCACAACGCGGGGTGTCTTTTGGATCATCGAACGATTTCGGGGTATTACGCAATTTGGACGATCAAATTAAAGACGCGGCCAGGTCAGCGGTGGCGTTATTGGATGCGCCTGAAGTGGAAGGCGGGGAATATACCGTTGTGGTCGACCCGTATCTTGCCGGGGTCTTCGCGCATGAAGCATTTGGCCACTTGAGTGAAGCCGATGGCCAAGTGGGAGACGAAGGACTGTTGGAACAGATGGTCTTGGGTCGAAAATTCGGACCACCCAATCTCCATATTTATGACACGGGCAAGGATATGGGAAGCCGGGGCTATCTGCCTTTTGACGATGAGGGCGTGCCGGCACAAGATGTTGATTTGATTAAAGACGGAGTTCTTGTGGGTCGGTTGCATTCTCGAGAAACAGCGGCCCACTTGGGGGAACGGCCAACAGGAAATGCGCGGGCTTTGCATTACCGTTTTCCGCCTATTGTGCGCATGCGCAATACCGTCATTGCTCCTGGAGATACGGCCTTTGCGGATCTTTTTCAGGGTATCAAGCGAGGCATCTATGCCAAAGGAACCCATGGGGGACAGACCAATGGGGAACTCTTCACGTTTTTAGCCGCAGAAGCCTATCTCATTGAGGACGGGAAAATTACACGGCCTGTCCGAAATGCCGTGCTGACCGGCAATGTGTTTAGTACACTTCAGCAAATTACCGCGATTGGCAATGATTTTACCCGCTATGAAGGCGGGGGAGGATGTGGTAAGGCAGGGCAAATGCCGTTGCCGGTGAGTCATCATGCGCCATCTCTGCGGATTGAACGGTGTGTGGTAGGAGGTCGGGGACGATGA
- a CDS encoding peptide ABC transporter substrate-binding protein, giving the protein MKNNRRHMSLWGAGTVMALAPLLLAGCGSSSTNASSSPSSTSSSPPAASATTTALKPVKGGTIIQALGPLVSINWYLPLRPVAYNSLYDAWAASLMYKGLFHIAPNGKIDFSRSIASSITWNKSGTVYTVKMNPKWHWSDGTPVTANDVAFTWKLIQAASAPNAPAPWPYAGADSGGVPQLIKSFRVLNSHEFQITLTQPVNQMWFEYDGLSDFMPLPEQAWNRYPNNVDQELSYLASNGTNVNFFKVVDGPFRLTNAIQNVSWTFTPNAHYDGHKPYINKFVLAYETSETSEVNGLQTGTVQVGYLPLSMYDKRNELTNDTLVPSYGYSIARTILNFRSPSVGSILRQLPVRQAMQMGIDQQAIIDALYNGMGVPGTGPVPLHPKTFLAPQLIHPLYNYNIPAAIHLLEKNGWHMVNGVMTNNKGQKLEFNVEYDAGSSTTLAMVQILQQDWAKEGIKVSLTPLPFATMLQYQHQPTKWEIQTGLGWSYGGSYPTGGGMYETNGGYNFYGYSNPTMNTLIAATHAPQPSAAASQKALDAYELFAAKHLPNLWMPVPEGLSEVAKNVHGVRSSANHFTDSISPQYWWISP; this is encoded by the coding sequence ATGAAAAATAACCGTCGTCACATGTCTTTATGGGGTGCAGGAACGGTAATGGCGCTTGCCCCACTGCTGTTAGCCGGGTGCGGATCATCGAGCACCAATGCGTCGTCATCACCGTCTTCAACGAGTAGTAGTCCCCCTGCGGCTTCGGCCACGACCACAGCATTAAAACCTGTCAAGGGCGGAACGATTATTCAGGCGCTTGGTCCTTTGGTCTCTATTAACTGGTATCTTCCGCTGAGGCCTGTCGCCTATAACAGTTTATATGATGCGTGGGCGGCCAGTTTGATGTATAAAGGCTTGTTCCACATCGCTCCCAATGGGAAAATTGATTTTTCTCGGAGTATAGCGAGCTCGATCACCTGGAATAAATCCGGCACCGTATACACGGTGAAAATGAATCCGAAATGGCACTGGTCCGATGGAACCCCCGTTACGGCCAATGACGTGGCCTTCACCTGGAAGCTCATTCAGGCCGCCAGTGCTCCGAATGCTCCAGCTCCTTGGCCCTATGCGGGAGCCGACTCAGGCGGTGTACCCCAGTTGATTAAGAGTTTTCGGGTTTTAAATTCTCACGAGTTTCAAATTACCTTGACACAGCCCGTTAACCAGATGTGGTTTGAGTATGATGGGCTCAGTGATTTTATGCCCCTTCCCGAACAAGCCTGGAACCGCTATCCCAACAATGTCGACCAGGAACTCAGTTATTTAGCTAGTAACGGCACCAATGTCAATTTCTTTAAGGTCGTGGACGGGCCATTTCGCTTGACAAACGCCATTCAGAACGTATCTTGGACCTTCACGCCGAATGCGCATTATGATGGACATAAGCCTTACATCAACAAATTTGTCTTGGCTTATGAAACCTCAGAGACGTCCGAGGTCAATGGCCTGCAAACGGGTACCGTCCAAGTCGGTTATCTTCCCCTGTCCATGTATGACAAGAGAAACGAGTTAACCAACGACACCTTAGTCCCGTCTTATGGCTACAGCATTGCGCGGACCATCTTGAATTTTAGGAGTCCTTCCGTGGGCAGTATCCTTCGGCAATTACCCGTTCGCCAGGCTATGCAAATGGGGATCGACCAACAGGCCATTATTGATGCCCTATATAATGGCATGGGCGTTCCCGGTACAGGTCCCGTTCCCTTACATCCCAAGACATTCTTGGCGCCACAGCTCATCCACCCGCTGTATAACTACAACATTCCCGCCGCGATTCACTTGTTGGAGAAAAATGGGTGGCATATGGTCAATGGTGTGATGACGAATAACAAAGGTCAAAAGCTGGAGTTCAACGTGGAATATGATGCGGGCAGTAGTACGACGCTCGCTATGGTACAAATTCTGCAACAAGACTGGGCGAAGGAAGGCATAAAGGTGTCGTTGACCCCCTTGCCCTTTGCGACCATGTTGCAATATCAACATCAACCGACCAAATGGGAAATCCAAACGGGTCTTGGGTGGAGCTATGGAGGGAGTTACCCAACAGGCGGAGGAATGTATGAAACAAATGGCGGCTACAACTTCTATGGCTATTCCAACCCGACGATGAACACTTTAATTGCGGCGACACATGCCCCGCAACCCTCTGCTGCAGCATCGCAAAAGGCGTTAGATGCCTACGAACTCTTTGCCGCAAAACACCTGCCTAATCTCTGGATGCCGGTACCAGAAGGACTATCCGAAGTGGCCAAGAATGTGCATGGGGTGCGGTCATCGGCCAACCACTTTACCGATTCTATCTCACCGCAATATTGGTGGATCAGTCCGTAA
- a CDS encoding ferritin-like domain-containing protein, producing the protein MAHEGLHEDPQVLSSAVLNQHRAILSLMEELEAIDWYAQRAAACDDGELQAILLHNMNDEMEHAAMLMEWLRRTMPHFDKEMKKFLFTKEPIAVRGD; encoded by the coding sequence ATGGCTCACGAAGGCTTACACGAAGATCCTCAGGTTCTCAGTTCGGCAGTGCTTAACCAACATCGGGCGATTCTCTCTTTAATGGAAGAACTGGAGGCAATCGATTGGTACGCACAGCGCGCTGCCGCGTGTGATGATGGGGAACTTCAAGCAATTCTACTTCACAATATGAATGACGAAATGGAACATGCCGCCATGCTTATGGAATGGTTGCGGCGGACGATGCCTCATTTCGATAAAGAAATGAAGAAATTTTTATTCACAAAAGAACCTATTGCGGTACGTGGTGACTGA